Proteins encoded by one window of Arachis ipaensis cultivar K30076 chromosome B04, Araip1.1, whole genome shotgun sequence:
- the LOC107639783 gene encoding spastin has translation MSFLQGIIDSFNSVFSSDPSSSSSSSQSHLNSTSMEAASSPSSVSNERVAFKLKGYYDLATQEIAKAVRAEEWGLVDDAILHYKNAQRILLEAHSTPVPSFITSSEQAKVQSYRQKISKWQGQVSERLQALSRRAGSSSANQSTSNIAQTAAVPLKPSNGRKNVVHRYSQPRGQVNKVGSSNSSQAGVNYDTKLVEMINTAIVDRSPSVRWDDVAGLEKAKQALMEMVILPTKRRDLFTGLRRPARGLLLFGPPGNGKTMLAKAVASESDATFFNVSSASLTSKWVHFFIKKIVAYFVLISPPLQTILTFYLFFSFWLQIDSIMSTRTENENDASRRLKSEFLIQFDGVTSNSNDIVIVIGATNKPQELDDAVLRRLVKRIYVPLPDENVRRLLLKHKLKGQAFSLPNRDLEKLVKETEGYSGSDLQALCEEAAMMPIRELGSNILTVNANQVRGLTYNDFKMAMTVIRPSLKKSKWEELERWNEEFGSN, from the exons ATGAGCTTCCTTCAGGGGATCATCGATTCCTTTAACTCCGTCTTCTCTTCtgatccttcttcttcttcttcctcttctcaatCTCACCTTAATTCGACGTCAATGGAAGctgcttcttctccttcttcggtTTCGAACGAGCGCGTGGCTTTCAAGCTCAAAGGTTACTACGATTTGGCGACGCAGGAGATCGCAAAGGCCGTTCGGGCCGAAGAGTGGGGTTTGGTCGACGACGCTATTCTTCACTACAAGAACGCTCAGAGGATCCTCCTTGAAGCCCATTCTACCCCTGTCCCTTCCTTCATCACTTCCAG TGAACAAGCAAAGGTGCAATCTTATCGTCAGAAGATATCGAAATGGCAGGGCCAAGTCTCTGAGAGATTACAGGCTCTAAGTAGACGAGCAG GGAGCTCATCTGCCAATCAG AGCACCTCAAACATTGCACAAACTGCTGCAGTTCCACTTAAGCCATCAAATGGTAGAAAAAATGTGGTACACAGGTATTCTCAACCAAGAGGGCAGGTGAATAAAGTTGGAAGCTCAAATTCTAGTCAAGCTGGTGTAAATTATGATACAAAATTGGTTGAAATGATTAACACTGCAATAGTAGACAGAAGTCCTTCTGTTAGATGGGATGATGTCG CTGGGCTTGAGAAGGCAAAGCAAGCTTTAATGGAGATGGTTATTTTGCCAACTAAGAGGAGAGACTTATTCACTGGTCTTCGAAGGCCAGCCAGAG GTTTGCTACTCTTCGGTCCACCTGGTAATGGAAAGACCATGCTTGCCAAAGCTGTAGCTTCAGAATCAGATGCAACATTTTTCAATGTGTCTTCCGCATCATTGACATCTAAATGGGTACATTTCTTTAT AAAAAAGATTGTTGCATACTTTGTGCTAATATCCCCCCCACTTCAAACAATATTGACTTTctacctcttcttctccttctggTTACAGATTGATAGTATAATGTCAACAAGAAcggaaaatgagaatgatgcgaGCAGACGGTTAAAATCTGAATTTCTTATCCAGTTTGATGGGGTGACCTCCAATAGTAATGATATTGTGATTGTAATTG GTGCAACCAACAAGCCACAGGAATTGGATGATGCAGTTCTTAGGAGGCTG GTAAAGAGAATCTATGTGCCTTTACCTGATGAAAATGTTCGGAGACTTCTGCTAAAACACAAACTCAAGGGTCAAGCATTCTCATTACCGA ACAGAGATCTGGAAAAACTTGTCAAAGAGACAGAAG GTTATTCTGGAAGTGATCTTCAAGCATTGTGTGAAGAGGCTGCAATGATGCCAATTAGAGAGCTGGGATCTAACA